The Mangrovivirga cuniculi genomic sequence AAGCGTCCCATCTTCTACAATTGGAGAAAAAGGATCTTTTGTATAGCCTTCATTTGGTAGTACTGTATCGTGATGGGAATTTAATAATATAGTTGTTTTAGACTCATCAAATTCCGGTGAGGTAGCCCACACATTATTGTGTTGCCTGTTTGGTGTGAAACCATATTGTTTCAACCAATCTTCCAGAATTATAGCAGTTTCTGCTTCCTCACCTGAAAAACTCTGCTTAGAAATGAGCTTTTTAAGTGTTTCAATCGCTTCGTCTTGAAGTTTACTTAGTCTTTCTTTGTTTATTTCTATCTGTTTATCTGCAATCATGTTTATTTGATCAATGTTGTTCCTGATTCGGTCCCTAAAGTTGAAGCCTCCTGAATATGTACTTTTGACACTCCCGATTCTATTGCATCAAAAGCATTATCGAGTTTCGGGATCATCCCGTCTTTTACTACTTCATCTTTTTTGAGCTGATCGTAAAGAGTCGGATCTATTTCCCTGATCAGGGAATTCGGGTCTTTAATATCCCTCATCACTCCCGGCATTTCAAAACAATAGGTTAATTCAACTCCTGAATATTTCTGTGCCATCCCGGCTGAAAGAGCAGAGGCAATGGTATCAGCATTGGTATTTAAAAGATTACCATTTCCGTCATGAGTGATAGCACAAAATACCGGTACAGCCCCGGTATTTAATAGTTTATCTAATTGCTCAACATTTACAGAATCAGCTTCGATATCTCCTACCCAACCGAAATCGATCGGATCTTTAGGTCTGATGCTACATTTAATCAGGTTCATATCTGCACCTGTTAATCCAACAGCATTAGTTCCTAAAGACTGAAGCTGAGCAACAATTTTTTTGTTAACCAGTCCTGCATAGACCTGAACAGCTACATCAATAGCCTCATCATCAGTAATACGTCTGCCTTCGTGCATTTTTGCTTTAATTCCCAGCTTTTCTGATAAGGCAGTTGCCTGGCGTCCACCTCCGTGAACAATTATTTTTTTACCTTCAAGTTTGTGGAATCGCGCTAAAAAATCAGCGAGTTTATCCGGGCTTCCTGTTATGTTTCCACCTATCTTAACGATATGCAAATCTTCCTTGCTCATTTATATTTTGATTCTCCTTTTCGTAATTCAATAATTCATTTAATACAGCCTGTGCCGCCCAGACTCTGTTTCCAGCCTGGTTAATTACCACCGAATCATTAACAACCTCATCAGTTGCAATCATATTCCTTCGCAGTGGCAGGCAGTGCATAAATGAGGCATTGTTAGTCAACGCCATTTTTTCTTTTGTAACAGTCCATGAACGATCGGTAGAAAGAATATGACCATAAGCTGAATAAGAAGACCAGTTTTTAGCATAAACTATATCAGCACCTTCCAGAGCCTTATTCTGATCGTATTCGATCTTGCAGTCTTGTGAAAACTGAATATCCAGTTCATATCCTTCAGGATGTGTCACCACTACTTCTGCATCGGATTTTGTCACCCATTGCAGAAAAGAGTTGGGCACAGCCTGCGGCAGAGCTTTGGGATGAGGAGCCCATGTTAACACAACTTTAGGCTTTTTGATATCCAGCTCCCTGATCGTCATCATATCCGTCAGCGACTGTAGAGGATGCAATGTTGCGCTCTCCAGGCTTAATATCGGAACTTTGGACAATTGTATAAATTTTGTCAGAATCGCTTCAGAATAATCCGCCAGTCGGTTTTGCAATCCGGCAAAAGTTCTCACTGCCAGTAAATCGCAATAGCTACTCATTATCTGAACCGCTTCATTAATATGTTCGGGTTTATCACCATCCATTATTACCCCGTCTTTCGTTTCGATGGCCCAGCCATCTGCTCCGGCATTCAAAGCAATAACATCCATCCCAAGATTATAAGCAGCCTTCTGTGTGCTCATCCTGGTACGAAGGCTCGGATTAAAAAACACCATTCCCAAAACCTTTCTTTCTCCAAGGTAACTGTGAATCGGGTTTTGTTTAAAGAACAATGCCTTTTCGATCAGGGCTTCTACATTTTCTACATCATGAATTGAGGTGAATTGTTTCATTTTCTTCTAATTTGGAAATTGCTTGTTTGATTGTATCCACAAACAACTGCATTTCCTCCTGGCTCACGTTTAAAGGCGGCAATAAACGCAGTGTGTTTGGGTTACCGGATGAACCGGTGAAAACTCGGAAATCTTTCAACAAGCTTTTCCTGAGCTCAGCTACCGGGTAGTTGAACTCTAATCCGATCATCAGACCGGCACCACGTATTTCCTTAACACCAGACAGGTCTTTTAGCTGATCAATCAGCCACTCACCTTTTTCTGTTACTTTATTGAGAAGGTCTGCTTTTTCAATCACTTCCAAAACTGCCAATGCAGCAGTACTTGCCAGGTGATTTCCACCAAAGGTAGTTCCCAGCATTCCTTTCCAGGGTTCGATATGAGGAGCAATCAGAATTCCACCAACAGGGAATCCATTACCCATACCCTTTGCCATTGTTACTATGTCAGGATTGACATCAGATAACTGGAAAGAAAAGAATTTACCACTTCGTCCGTAACCGGCCTGTACTTCATCCATGATCAGCATGGTTCCATACTTCTTACAAAGCTCTTCAGCTTTTTTCAGGTAACTTTTTTCAGGCATGTAGCAACCTGCCACACCCTGAATACCTTCGATGATCAACGCTGCAACATCTTCATTCTTTAAAGTATTCTCTAAAGCGGATATATCATCCATTGGCAAATGTTCCACTTCATGGTTAGCATTTACCGGAGCTACGATCTTTGGGTTATCAGTTGCAGCAACAGCAGCACTGGTACGACCATGAAACCCTTTATGTAAAGCGACTACCTTCTTTCTCTTCGTATGAAAAGAAGCTAGTTTGATCGCATTTTCATTTGCTTCCGCTCCTGAATTACACAGGAACAGTTGATAATCTTCCATTCCACTCAACTCACCAAGCTTTTTAGCAAGCTCCTTCTGAATAGGATTTTGTACTGAGTTAGAATAAAAAATCAATTTCTCAGCCTGAGATTTTATTCTATCCACGTAATGTGGATGGCTATGCCCTATAGAGATCACTGCATGACCTCCATAGAAATCCATGTATTTATTTCCTTTATCGTCGTATATCCAAGTCCCCTCGCCTTTTACAGGTGTAATATCAAATAGCGGGTAGACATCAAATAATTCCATTTTCTTAAGTTTTTTGTTTTTATATTGAAATAAACACTCGTTAATTAAAAGGATACTGGTTTAAGACCGAGACCTAATTTCTCTGGCCATCCCATCATCAGGTTCATATTTTGAACTGCCTGACCGGAAGCACCTTTTAACAGGTTGTCGATCATTGAAGTGACCATGATCTTATCTCCGTGCTTTTCAACTTTTACTACTCCCTTATTACTGTTTACCACCTGTTTTAAGTGAACAGGATCTTTTGAAACATGAGTAAAAGCAGCGTCAGCATAGAAATTTTCATATAATTCCTGCGCTTCTTCTTCACTCATATCACTTTTAAAGTAAACAGTTGCAAAGATTCCTCTAGTAAAATCTCCTCTCATTGGCACAAAGTTGATTCCTTTTACATCCTGTCCCTGCACCTCGTTCATCTGTTGTTCGATCTCTCCAAGATGCTGGTGAGTAAAGGCCTTGTAAACTGAAAGGTTGTTGTTTCTCCAGCTAAAATGTGAAGTATTTGTAGGCTTTTGACCTGCACCGGTAGATCCGGTTACCGCGTGAACGTGAGCCTCTTCATCTTTAAATGCACCTACAGAAGCAGCTGGTAAAAGCGCCAATTGAATTGCAGTAGCAAAACAACCAGGGTTAGCAATTGCATGAGCTTCTTTAATCAGATGTTTATTCTTTTCCGGCAGACCATAAACGAATTCTTTTCCATTCCAGGTATTCTCCGGTTTAAGTCTGAAATCCCTGCTTAGGTCTACTATTTTAATATTTTCTGATAATCCTTTTTCTTTGAGAAATTTTTCTGAGGCACCATGACCCATACATAGAAATACGAGATCTACATCATTGCTCAACTCATTAGTAAAGTCAATATTAATTTCTCCGATCAAATCCTGGTGGATCGACCATACCGGCTTACCGGCCTGACTGTTACTGTGAATAAATTTGATCTCCACTTCAGGGTGATTGATAAGTAATCTGATCAATTCACCTGCTGTATATCCTGCTCCTCCTATTATTCCTGTTTTAAGCATTTTTCTCTAGTTTGTTAACTTTATAGTATAATTTAGATGCGTTCGATAATATCTTTGTAAACCCTTTAACGTCTTCACCAGACCAGGCGTTATTCATTTCGCCGTACTGACCTGCGTCCGACTGCATGATATCAAATTGACTTTCGACACCATTTAATTGAAATCGATAAGGATAAAGGGTAATAAACACCTTACCGGTTACTGAACTCTGTGTACTTTCAAGAAAACCTTCAATATTTCTCATTACCGGCTCCAGATATTGAGCTTCGTGTAACATCATCCCGTACCAGTCACCCAATTGCGATTTCCACTGCATCTGCCATTTTGAAAGCGTATGTTTCTCCAGCAAATGATGAGCTTTGATTAGGATCATTGAAGCAGCTGCTTCAAAACCGACACGTCCTTTGATTCCGATAATCGTATCACCGACATGGACATCCCTGCCAATTCCAAATGGAGCAGCTAATTCCTGAAGCTTAAAATTAATTGTGTAGGCGGTAATATTTCTCCGTTTAGAGCAACACACTCGCCCTTTTCAAATTGTAGAGTAATGTCTACCGTCTCAGTTTTTGTAATTTGTGTTGGCCAGGCAGACTCCGGTAATGGTTTGTCTGAAGTAAGTGTTTCAGCACCTCCTACAGATGTCCCCATAATCCTTTATTAACAGAATACTGAGCTTTCGACCATTCTTTTTCCACACCATGAGATTTCAGAAATTCAATTTCATCTTTTCGACTGAGTTTTTGATCTCTTATTGGTGTAACAATCTCAATTTCAGGCGCAAGAACGTTGATCATCAGATCAAATCTCACCTGATCATTACCAGCTCCTGTAGAACCATGGGCTACTTTACCAGCATTGATCAGCTGTGCATATTCCACGATAGCTTTCGCCTGAAAAGCGCGTTCTGCACTAACGGATAGTGGGTAAGTATTATTACGAAGAACATTACCAAAAAGCAAAAACTTAATTGCTTTCTGGTAAAACTCTTCTGTCTTCTCTAAAGTCTTATGTGATTTAACACCTAGTTGGTAGGCGTTTTGTTCGATTTCTTCAATTTCACTTTTAGAAAATCCTCCTGTATGTACAAATGCCGAATGAACTTCAAGCCCTTTAACTTCAGATAAATATTTGACACAGTAGGACGTATCCAGTCCTCCACTGAAAGCCAAAACTATTTTTTTATTTTCCATTTTTAGGATACGGTTTAACCTTCAACCGTAGGATAGTGAATGAATTTTTCAGATTATTAAACAGTAGCGGGCTTAGGGCTACGCCTGAAAAAATTCTTCATATCTGAAAGTCCTTTCTTGATTTTAGGAACTTCAACATTTGCAAGGGTAGATTTTTGCTCTTCAGGATCAAAAACCATTCCTGTGCACAGACAATGCTTACGACCGGTTCTCATTAGAACGTCGTGATTTTTACATTGTTTACAACCATCCCAGAACTCGTCGGTTTGTGGGAGCTTATTGAATGTAACCGGCTTGTATCCAAGATCAGAATTGATCTTTAAGACAGGCAAACTGGTAGTAATACCAAAAATTTTAGCTTTCGGATATTTTTCGCGAGCAAGGTCAAATGCTTTTTGTTTCACAAGCTTTGCTACACCTCGACCACGAAACTTAGGATTTACGATCAATGCGGAATTGGATGCAAAATTTGCTGTTTCATAAGATTGAACATAACAGAATCCTGCAAGCTCTTCTCCAACTAGCGCAATAACAGCTAAACCCTCCATCATCTTTCTTTGAATCTGGAGAGGATGACGTTTTGCGATACCCGTGCCTCTCTTTTTAGCAGCTTTCTCAATAAGTTTACAGATGTGTGATGCGTACTGCAAGTGCTCTTCACCTGCTACTGCAACTTTTGTTTCCATCTTAGTATAGATAAATAGTTTAGTTTAATTAAACTTTGGTTTTTCTTTTGAAAATTTTTGACTGAATGCGTCAATATAACGAGGAGAGCCGGGTACGTAACCCAACTATATCAGATAGTGCCCGCTAGGGGCCTCCTAGATCTGATTGCATAAAATAACGGAAGCACGACAGGAGTGTATGTCGCGAAGAATGATTTGCTATATGTTCCGTTAATATTCATCAGTTGTTCAAAATAAAGTAAATACTTTTAATAAAGCAATTACTTTCTCGCATTCGTGAACTTGTATTATTATAATCGTAATAGAAAACAAAAAGTTTTGCTTTTTGATAAAAATTTAAATTTCTTACTAAAATAAATTAAAAAATTAGCAAAATACAATACGAAAAATGTAAATATTATAATGCTTTACTATCAAAACCCAAAATATTATCCCTTAAAAATACCATTTTCAGAAGAAAAGTTGGGTAAAACTGTTTTATGCAGAATTTGACAAACTCAACACCCCTTCATGATCCATTCTGATCTTATCCCAGTCAATTAGTTGCCTGATCAAAATTTCCAGCGTTTTTTTATCTATATCAGGAAAAATCTCAACGATTTCATCTGTTGTTTTCGGATTTAAGGAAATTATTTCAAGTATATCTTTTTCAAGACTTTTGCTCTGTTGATCCCTGGATTTTTCCTGTTGTTTTTTCTTTATACATAAATCACACTTTCCACAAGGTTCTGTTCCCTGTTCTCCAAAATATTGCTGAAGGTATTGCATCCTGCACCCTTCAGTTAATTGCACATAATCTATTACTGACTGTATCTTTTCTTTTTCAATGCTTTTCTGATTTTGAAGCATTGTTTTGGTAATTGGTATTTTCTCAATATCCAATCTAGGAGTTAAGAATGTAATTTTTGGATTATCATTTTTAGGTACATAATATATGTAGTCGCGATCTTCCAGCTTCAGGAGTAAATTATGAATTTCCCTCGCCGGAACTGCTGCTGCTTTAGCTACCTTATATTCATCAATCACCATTACCTGTGAATAAATCTCTCCTCCATACATTCTAAGAATGGTCTTCAGTAACTTTTCGTAAGCTGAATTAGCGATCATGAATTTATACATCTCTTCATGACTGACCTCAAACTTAACTTTGGAAGGAGTATGAAAGGCAGTATTTAATTCCATCAATCCATATTCCGACAATAACTCAAGGACCTTAAATGTTTTGATTACATCGAGCGAATAGGTATCGCAAAATCTCGTCAGATCTATATCATAGCTTTCAAATTCAGCAGATCCGATAGCTAGTTTATAAAAATTGGCAATAGACTGATATACCTTTTTAATATATGGCAAATCGGGAAACATTGCTTCAAAGCGTTTCATGACCTGCTCAGTTTCGTTGGAATATACCAGCAATACTGCAAATGATTGTTTTCCGTCTCTTCCTGCCCGACCCGCTTCCTGGTAATATCCTTCCAGGACGGTAGGCATATCATAATGGATCACAGACCGGACATCCGGCTTATCGATACCCATTCCGAAGGCATTTGTCGCAGCAATTATTCTAATCCGGTCATTGAGCCAGTCATCCTGCCGGGCAGTACGGTCATCATTTTTTAATCCAGCATGGTAATAATTGGCTGTTACATTATGATTAACCAGGTATCGGGCGATTGCCCCGGTTTGCTTTCGACTGTTAGCGTAAACGATAGACGACCCGGGAATCTTTTTTATGATCTCCTCTAGTTTTTTATCTTTATTTTCTACCTCCCTGATTGACAATGACAGGTTGGTCCGGGCAAAAGAACCCATATAAAGATCCGGGTTATCCAAT encodes the following:
- a CDS encoding aspartate aminotransferase family protein, translated to MELFDVYPLFDITPVKGEGTWIYDDKGNKYMDFYGGHAVISIGHSHPHYVDRIKSQAEKLIFYSNSVQNPIQKELAKKLGELSGMEDYQLFLCNSGAEANENAIKLASFHTKRKKVVALHKGFHGRTSAAVAATDNPKIVAPVNANHEVEHLPMDDISALENTLKNEDVAALIIEGIQGVAGCYMPEKSYLKKAEELCKKYGTMLIMDEVQAGYGRSGKFFSFQLSDVNPDIVTMAKGMGNGFPVGGILIAPHIEPWKGMLGTTFGGNHLASTAALAVLEVIEKADLLNKVTEKGEWLIDQLKDLSGVKEIRGAGLMIGLEFNYPVAELRKSLLKDFRVFTGSSGNPNTLRLLPPLNVSQEEMQLFVDTIKQAISKLEENETIHLNS
- a CDS encoding RecQ family ATP-dependent DNA helicase; the encoded protein is MTPEEILRKYWGYNDFRPKQREIISSALFGKDVLALLPTGGGKSVCYQIPALLLPGLTVVVSPLIALMKDQVQALKSRGIPAASIQSSMSSREVDITLENAVQGAVKILYVSPERLHTKLFIERMKRTDVSLLAIDEAHCISQWGHDFRPSYLQIKDFFEYVDRCPVIAVTATATEKVRDEIIDLLELDNPDLYMGSFARTNLSLSIREVENKDKKLEEIIKKIPGSSIVYANSRKQTGAIARYLVNHNVTANYYHAGLKNDDRTARQDDWLNDRIRIIAATNAFGMGIDKPDVRSVIHYDMPTVLEGYYQEAGRAGRDGKQSFAVLLVYSNETEQVMKRFEAMFPDLPYIKKVYQSIANFYKLAIGSAEFESYDIDLTRFCDTYSLDVIKTFKVLELLSEYGLMELNTAFHTPSKVKFEVSHEEMYKFMIANSAYEKLLKTILRMYGGEIYSQVMVIDEYKVAKAAAVPAREIHNLLLKLEDRDYIYYVPKNDNPKITFLTPRLDIEKIPITKTMLQNQKSIEKEKIQSVIDYVQLTEGCRMQYLQQYFGEQGTEPCGKCDLCIKKKQQEKSRDQQSKSLEKDILEIISLNPKTTDEIVEIFPDIDKKTLEILIRQLIDWDKIRMDHEGVLSLSNSA
- the argC gene encoding N-acetyl-gamma-glutamyl-phosphate reductase → MLKTGIIGGAGYTAGELIRLLINHPEVEIKFIHSNSQAGKPVWSIHQDLIGEINIDFTNELSNDVDLVFLCMGHGASEKFLKEKGLSENIKIVDLSRDFRLKPENTWNGKEFVYGLPEKNKHLIKEAHAIANPGCFATAIQLALLPAASVGAFKDEEAHVHAVTGSTGAGQKPTNTSHFSWRNNNLSVYKAFTHQHLGEIEQQMNEVQGQDVKGINFVPMRGDFTRGIFATVYFKSDMSEEEAQELYENFYADAAFTHVSKDPVHLKQVVNSNKGVVKVEKHGDKIMVTSMIDNLLKGASGQAVQNMNLMMGWPEKLGLGLKPVSF
- a CDS encoding N-acetylornithine carbamoyltransferase — translated: MKQFTSIHDVENVEALIEKALFFKQNPIHSYLGERKVLGMVFFNPSLRTRMSTQKAAYNLGMDVIALNAGADGWAIETKDGVIMDGDKPEHINEAVQIMSSYCDLLAVRTFAGLQNRLADYSEAILTKFIQLSKVPILSLESATLHPLQSLTDMMTIRELDIKKPKVVLTWAPHPKALPQAVPNSFLQWVTKSDAEVVVTHPEGYELDIQFSQDCKIEYDQNKALEGADIVYAKNWSSYSAYGHILSTDRSWTVTKEKMALTNNASFMHCLPLRRNMIATDEVVNDSVVINQAGNRVWAAQAVLNELLNYEKENQNINEQGRFAYR
- the argB gene encoding acetylglutamate kinase is translated as MSKEDLHIVKIGGNITGSPDKLADFLARFHKLEGKKIIVHGGGRQATALSEKLGIKAKMHEGRRITDDEAIDVAVQVYAGLVNKKIVAQLQSLGTNAVGLTGADMNLIKCSIRPKDPIDFGWVGDIEADSVNVEQLDKLLNTGAVPVFCAITHDGNGNLLNTNADTIASALSAGMAQKYSGVELTYCFEMPGVMRDIKDPNSLIREIDPTLYDQLKKDEVVKDGMIPKLDNAFDAIESGVSKVHIQEASTLGTESGTTLIK
- a CDS encoding GNAT family N-acetyltransferase translates to METKVAVAGEEHLQYASHICKLIEKAAKKRGTGIAKRHPLQIQRKMMEGLAVIALVGEELAGFCYVQSYETANFASNSALIVNPKFRGRGVAKLVKQKAFDLAREKYPKAKIFGITTSLPVLKINSDLGYKPVTFNKLPQTDEFWDGCKQCKNHDVLMRTGRKHCLCTGMVFDPEEQKSTLANVEVPKIKKGLSDMKNFFRRSPKPATV